One Cyanobium sp. Tous-M-B4 DNA window includes the following coding sequences:
- a CDS encoding DUF4055 domain-containing protein → MPTIHRRRSARTTSHSLTSPPRSEAPAQPPWLEHPTLSGLRDRLQLVYDCWTLLELPDGTSRRPLYLTRGIEEPEACYIKRLEAARPTGFYRDALRTYAGMLSRLSWQELPDSLTRVATDVDGQGTDLGVFLFLADLLTLRDGGCLILQLPPQHRWPSEGDRLEALAKGDRLSLPRLQLVPRGDLLNWLLPTDGASGAPASGPVEIVWREPRRQALPPRYSSGNAAVPTVLIDAHGGLVPDPQAWLYRSLSVTDDGLVLRTWQANPNPGAVDGYDVVPVGEPSLLPQRFDLPALWYSVDGSAFGEGDLPHLGLAHQYLNHYRCRSDYEDLLSRTALPVGVRTGLVDAYGFRRSDGALGSGAATGGAEGQRPQRLVLSTSSFMDLPEGAKFQWVEIEARSLAEHRAYLQQLEEAMRRDALIPAGGHGPARTELEISLTAGQSFAVLQSLAGQKSSMLSTLLRQWTRLTGEKLSDTPACSVEICPLVPPQPPRKPQPSVQEWLVLHERGVIDGVELRQQLGLGEITGGS, encoded by the coding sequence GTGCCCACCATCCATCGCCGCAGATCTGCTCGCACCACCAGCCATTCGCTCACTTCTCCACCGCGATCTGAAGCCCCTGCCCAGCCCCCTTGGCTTGAACACCCCACTCTCTCCGGCCTGAGGGATCGCCTGCAACTGGTCTACGACTGCTGGACCCTGCTCGAACTCCCCGACGGCACCAGCCGCCGGCCGCTGTATCTGACCCGCGGCATAGAAGAACCTGAGGCCTGCTACATCAAGCGGCTGGAGGCCGCCCGCCCCACCGGCTTCTACCGCGATGCCCTGCGCACCTACGCGGGGATGCTGTCTCGATTGTCCTGGCAGGAGCTACCCGATTCCCTGACTCGGGTGGCCACCGATGTCGATGGACAAGGCACTGACCTGGGTGTGTTCCTGTTCCTGGCCGACCTGCTCACCCTGCGGGACGGTGGCTGTCTAATCCTGCAACTGCCGCCCCAGCACCGCTGGCCCTCAGAAGGGGACCGGCTGGAAGCCCTTGCCAAGGGTGACCGGCTCTCCCTGCCGCGGTTGCAGCTGGTGCCCCGGGGTGACCTGCTCAACTGGCTCCTGCCCACCGACGGCGCCTCAGGCGCTCCTGCATCGGGGCCAGTTGAGATCGTCTGGCGGGAGCCGCGCCGCCAGGCCCTGCCGCCCCGTTACTCCAGCGGCAATGCCGCGGTGCCCACGGTGCTGATCGACGCCCATGGCGGCTTAGTGCCGGATCCACAGGCCTGGCTGTACCGCAGCCTTTCAGTGACGGACGACGGCCTGGTGCTGCGTACCTGGCAGGCCAACCCCAATCCCGGAGCTGTTGATGGCTACGACGTGGTGCCGGTGGGTGAGCCTTCGCTGCTGCCGCAGCGCTTTGACCTGCCAGCCCTCTGGTACTCGGTGGATGGCAGCGCGTTTGGTGAGGGCGATCTGCCCCACCTGGGCCTAGCCCACCAGTACCTCAACCACTACCGCTGCCGCAGCGACTACGAGGATCTGTTGTCACGAACGGCCCTGCCCGTGGGCGTACGCACCGGGCTGGTGGATGCCTACGGCTTCCGGCGCAGTGATGGCGCCCTGGGTTCCGGTGCTGCCACCGGCGGCGCAGAGGGCCAACGCCCCCAGCGCCTGGTGCTCTCCACCTCCTCCTTTATGGACCTGCCGGAGGGTGCCAAGTTCCAGTGGGTGGAAATAGAAGCTCGCTCACTGGCGGAGCACCGGGCTTATTTGCAGCAGCTGGAAGAAGCCATGCGCCGCGACGCCCTGATCCCAGCCGGTGGCCACGGTCCAGCCCGCACCGAGCTGGAAATATCCCTGACTGCTGGCCAGAGCTTTGCGGTGCTGCAGTCGCTGGCGGGCCAGAAGAGTTCGATGCTCAGCACCCTGCTGCGCCAGTGGACCCGCCTGACCGGCGAAAAGCTCTCCGATACCCCTGCCTGCAGCGTGGAGATCTGCCCGCTGGTGCCGCCGCAACCACCGCGCAAACCCCAGCCCTCGGTGCAGGAGTGGCTGGTGCTGCATGAGCGGGGGGTGATCGACGGCGTCGAGTTGCGCCAGCAGCTGGGGCTGGGCGAGATCACTGGGGGCAGCTGA
- a CDS encoding primase-helicase zinc-binding domain-containing protein yields the protein MASDVLLAADGHWPRLLTELAGLTPEQLQDRHQPCPACGGTDRYRWDRDDGPGGWYCNQCGGRERSGGGGSGMDLLLRVTGWDFATAARHLEAHLRLEQPKPLRAALPPPVAAQRAEPHVSWDGLLASADPTASPLSAAVPAFHLALLDEQAAPLPTGSPYAYSDHQRVSRVDRSGGKVFYANHRTDQGWQRGAGPAPWPMYQWRSLLQARGHWLLELEGEKCADLLISGGFLASTQPGHAHSSPQIAERYRALRQAGVAGIVYLSDHDEQGQRRARQVIKAAAEVGLPLLHLPAGEIWSGLPPGGSVDDAPGLLGERISVILRAARAAHLRMNHVAVDCTAAPVLPCPTPGGTAVPREAHTPGERPFLCLGFDGDGYYYQPCSTGQVVRLASSSHGGMNLCRLAPIAYWETLFPSKTGVNWTAAASDLFTQQAAVGIFDLDCLRGRGAWADAGQSVLHLGDRLVVDGRSQPITQPFCSRFHYQRGAAIHGPGDATPLSDQEAFMVLSIAERFHWDIPASSLLLAGWVALAPISGALSWRPHLWLTAAAGSGKSTLLERFVGVLLGDFALPVVGNTTEAFIRQALRSDALPVVIDEAESNEKADQQRIQQILALARYASSETRASIGKGSAAGEVQRFRVRSMFLLSSVSTALRQGADRRRFSQLTLRAPDHLQPSARQRHWEELDRDLEEQITAGAGRRLIARTVVLLPMIRQAVRVFSRVAAAHFGSQHQGDQYGTLLAGAWALQSSEVPTAAQAQALIAGSDWSTFQQSIGLPDERRCLNRILQFELRVETEDRIHTRNVGELVETVVTPGGLDPVSARYAEEILSRHGIRIHEGHLLVSNTAEAIARILDGTPWASSWSTILSRLPGAQPTTNSVRFKGAGSKARACAIPINSL from the coding sequence AGCGGCGGTGGCGGCAGCGGCATGGACCTGCTGCTGCGCGTGACCGGCTGGGATTTTGCGACCGCCGCCCGCCACCTAGAGGCCCATCTCAGATTGGAACAACCAAAACCGCTGCGGGCGGCGCTACCCCCTCCTGTCGCAGCGCAGCGAGCGGAGCCCCATGTCTCCTGGGATGGCCTGCTGGCTTCTGCAGACCCCACGGCTTCTCCCTTGTCAGCAGCGGTGCCGGCATTCCACCTGGCGCTGCTCGATGAGCAGGCAGCGCCGCTGCCCACCGGCAGTCCCTACGCCTACTCCGACCACCAGCGCGTCAGCCGCGTTGATCGATCCGGCGGCAAGGTCTTCTACGCCAATCACCGCACCGACCAGGGCTGGCAGCGCGGTGCTGGGCCCGCTCCCTGGCCCATGTACCAGTGGCGGTCGCTGCTGCAGGCTCGCGGCCACTGGCTGCTTGAGCTGGAAGGGGAGAAGTGCGCTGACCTGCTGATCAGCGGTGGCTTCCTCGCTTCCACCCAACCGGGCCACGCCCACAGCAGCCCCCAGATCGCCGAGCGCTACCGCGCCCTCCGGCAGGCCGGTGTGGCCGGCATTGTCTATCTCTCTGATCACGATGAGCAGGGCCAGCGCCGCGCCCGCCAGGTGATCAAGGCCGCAGCGGAGGTGGGCCTGCCGCTGCTCCACCTGCCGGCCGGCGAGATTTGGAGTGGCCTGCCGCCGGGCGGCTCGGTTGATGACGCTCCAGGCCTGCTGGGGGAGCGCATCAGCGTGATCCTGCGGGCCGCCCGGGCCGCCCACCTGCGGATGAATCACGTCGCAGTTGACTGCACCGCCGCTCCGGTACTTCCGTGCCCCACCCCTGGTGGAACAGCGGTGCCGCGGGAAGCCCACACCCCAGGCGAACGGCCATTTCTCTGCCTCGGCTTCGATGGGGATGGTTACTACTACCAGCCCTGCTCGACAGGTCAGGTGGTGCGACTGGCCTCCTCCTCCCACGGCGGCATGAATCTCTGCCGCCTGGCGCCGATCGCCTATTGGGAGACCCTCTTCCCCTCCAAGACGGGGGTCAACTGGACCGCCGCTGCTTCTGATCTGTTTACGCAGCAGGCCGCCGTTGGGATCTTTGATCTGGACTGCCTGCGCGGTCGCGGCGCCTGGGCCGATGCAGGGCAATCGGTGCTCCACCTCGGTGATCGCCTCGTTGTCGATGGCCGCAGTCAGCCCATCACCCAACCCTTCTGCTCACGCTTTCACTACCAGCGCGGCGCGGCCATCCACGGGCCCGGCGATGCCACTCCCTTGAGCGATCAGGAAGCGTTCATGGTGCTCTCGATTGCCGAGCGGTTTCACTGGGACATCCCGGCGTCCTCCCTGCTGCTTGCAGGTTGGGTGGCCCTGGCGCCGATCTCCGGGGCGCTTAGCTGGCGCCCGCACCTCTGGCTTACAGCCGCTGCAGGCTCGGGCAAGTCGACCTTGCTGGAGCGCTTTGTCGGGGTGTTGCTGGGGGATTTCGCCCTGCCGGTGGTGGGCAACACAACCGAGGCCTTCATCCGCCAGGCCCTGCGCTCCGATGCCCTGCCGGTTGTGATCGACGAGGCCGAGAGCAACGAGAAAGCCGATCAGCAGCGCATCCAGCAGATCCTTGCCCTGGCCCGCTACGCCTCCAGCGAGACACGTGCTTCGATCGGCAAGGGCTCCGCCGCAGGGGAGGTGCAGCGGTTTCGGGTTCGCTCGATGTTCCTGCTCAGCAGCGTTTCAACCGCCCTCAGGCAGGGCGCCGACAGACGACGCTTCTCCCAGCTCACCCTGCGGGCCCCGGATCACCTCCAGCCATCGGCAAGGCAGCGCCACTGGGAGGAGCTCGACCGTGACCTGGAGGAGCAGATCACTGCCGGCGCCGGCCGTCGCCTGATCGCCCGAACCGTGGTCCTGCTCCCGATGATCCGCCAGGCAGTGCGGGTCTTCTCCCGCGTTGCGGCGGCCCACTTCGGCTCCCAGCATCAGGGGGATCAGTACGGAACGCTGCTCGCTGGCGCCTGGGCCCTGCAGTCCAGTGAAGTCCCGACAGCTGCCCAGGCCCAGGCCCTGATCGCTGGCAGTGACTGGAGCACCTTTCAGCAGAGCATCGGTCTGCCCGATGAACGGCGCTGTCTCAATCGCATCCTGCAATTCGAACTGCGGGTGGAAACCGAGGACCGGATCCATACACGCAACGTCGGCGAGCTGGTCGAGACGGTTGTCACCCCCGGCGGTCTTGATCCCGTGAGCGCTCGCTATGCAGAGGAGATCCTCTCGCGCCATGGCATTCGCATCCACGAGGGCCACCTGCTGGTGAGCAACACCGCCGAGGCGATCGCCCGCATCCTCGACGGCACCCCGTGGGCCTCCAGCTGGAGCACGATCCTTTCCAGATTGCCGGGAGCGCAGCCCACCACGAACTCGGTGCGCTTCAAGGGGGCCGGCTCCAAGGCCAGGGCCTGCGCCATCCCCATCAATAGCCTCTGA
- a CDS encoding terminase: MTGAPSSTALVQGPAAASSGLLLSELDPWGDAGLLHLPTTTTAEPSEPQSLRSFIAEAYPRYGFHRWAEVLIELLQAVADGQLSRLIVTCPPRLGKSLLVSKLFPAYFLQRYPHLFAAIASYSAELAYAHSREARHFYRVTGHLLARDSAAVGNWLTRQRGGCIAAGVDGPFTGKGYSLGIIDDPYKGPGDAASPALRQKLIDWLRSVWLTRSEPAMVLGPDGKEQPNLSAQVVVLTRWDHQDVIGWLYEQELGEAPQQWTVLDLPAVAEEPTERPKLPPTCTLIPDWRQRGEALCPERFPLSELLKIRARLGAYWWAALYQQRPSPASGSIFLRNWIRPPFPREETGANAGRQRQYALLALSCDLSFKGEAESDYCGFCLAGLLAPPPRTLNPRSGEPEGPPHSTALEMEVLWAARHRFGLPEVIRFLLGCLQALEQQGLRPNAVLIEDAANGPAVLQTLRRRVPGMLPITARGSKETRAHAVAPLVEAGQIRFHHRAQPLVEEAIRFPKGSKDLVDAFCHGALWLEGRYWKAQGIQPVVTPLLVSR, from the coding sequence ATGACGGGCGCTCCCTCAAGTACGGCACTTGTGCAGGGCCCTGCAGCAGCTAGCAGCGGCCTGCTGCTGAGCGAGCTCGACCCCTGGGGTGACGCCGGCCTGCTGCACCTGCCCACAACCACCACAGCCGAGCCATCGGAACCCCAGAGCCTGCGCAGCTTTATCGCTGAGGCCTACCCCCGCTATGGCTTCCACCGCTGGGCTGAGGTGCTGATCGAGCTGCTCCAGGCCGTAGCCGATGGCCAGCTGAGTCGCCTGATCGTCACCTGTCCTCCCCGACTCGGCAAAAGTCTCCTGGTTTCCAAGCTGTTCCCTGCCTACTTCCTGCAGCGCTACCCGCACCTCTTTGCGGCGATTGCGTCGTACTCGGCGGAACTGGCCTACGCCCACTCCCGAGAAGCGCGCCACTTCTACCGGGTGACCGGTCATCTGCTGGCCCGCGATTCAGCGGCGGTGGGCAACTGGCTGACCCGTCAGCGGGGTGGCTGTATCGCTGCTGGTGTGGATGGCCCCTTTACGGGCAAGGGTTACAGCCTGGGGATCATCGACGACCCCTACAAGGGCCCAGGTGATGCGGCATCACCGGCGTTGCGTCAGAAGCTGATCGACTGGCTGCGCTCGGTGTGGCTCACCCGGTCCGAACCGGCCATGGTGCTGGGGCCGGATGGCAAGGAGCAGCCGAACCTCTCAGCCCAGGTGGTGGTGCTCACCCGCTGGGACCACCAAGACGTGATCGGCTGGCTGTACGAGCAGGAGCTGGGCGAGGCGCCGCAGCAGTGGACCGTGCTGGATCTACCCGCTGTTGCAGAAGAGCCGACCGAACGCCCCAAGCTGCCGCCTACCTGCACATTGATACCCGATTGGCGCCAGAGGGGCGAGGCCCTCTGCCCGGAGCGCTTCCCTCTAAGCGAGCTGCTCAAAATCCGTGCTCGCCTGGGCGCTTACTGGTGGGCGGCGCTGTATCAGCAGCGGCCCAGCCCGGCGTCTGGGTCAATCTTCCTGCGCAACTGGATCAGGCCGCCCTTTCCGCGGGAGGAGACAGGAGCTAATGCTGGCCGCCAGCGGCAATACGCCCTGCTGGCCCTCTCCTGTGATCTGTCCTTCAAGGGGGAGGCAGAAAGCGACTACTGCGGCTTCTGCCTGGCGGGCCTGCTGGCACCCCCACCGAGAACGCTCAACCCGCGCAGCGGTGAACCCGAGGGGCCGCCGCACAGCACTGCCTTGGAGATGGAGGTGCTTTGGGCCGCCCGGCACCGCTTTGGCTTGCCGGAGGTGATCCGCTTCTTGCTGGGCTGCCTGCAGGCCCTGGAGCAGCAGGGTCTTCGCCCCAACGCCGTGCTGATTGAGGACGCCGCCAACGGCCCGGCTGTGCTGCAAACCCTCCGGCGCCGCGTACCGGGGATGCTGCCGATCACGGCGAGAGGCAGCAAGGAGACCCGCGCCCATGCCGTCGCCCCCCTGGTGGAAGCAGGTCAAATTCGTTTTCACCACCGCGCCCAGCCCTTAGTGGAAGAAGCAATTCGTTTCCCTAAGGGCAGCAAGGATCTGGTGGACGCCTTCTGCCACGGTGCCCTGTGGCTTGAGGGCCGCTACTGGAAGGCTCAGGGGATCCAGCCGGTGGTGACGCCACTACTGGTGAGCCGGTGA
- a CDS encoding sigma factor: protein MSKLLLSAVRECSTPSLVGSPSPAVLTSAAVQLVLPITVVLVGDAAGAAQMLKQRLYRRPACHARAQQLDINLQAPVHHPARPKCQPTTRCRPQRQRPVRPHAAADALALEHMDLAEKIAGNFARRTVHPKEDLLQLAMIGLIKAARRYDPSRGPFRPYGRTYANGEITHFLRDNGFLLKVPPTWRELHARGQRLLTSGVVVGEMLERLGISREHWIQIVDACSVRVVAFPLE from the coding sequence GTGAGCAAGCTGCTGCTGTCCGCGGTGCGGGAATGTTCCACGCCATCCCTGGTGGGGAGCCCAAGCCCTGCCGTGCTGACTTCGGCAGCCGTGCAGCTGGTGCTGCCGATCACGGTTGTGCTGGTGGGTGATGCCGCAGGTGCGGCGCAAATGCTCAAGCAACGGCTCTACCGCCGGCCGGCGTGCCATGCCCGGGCACAGCAGCTGGATATCAACCTGCAGGCACCGGTGCATCACCCGGCGAGGCCCAAGTGTCAGCCGACGACGCGCTGCAGGCCGCAGCGGCAACGGCCAGTGCGGCCCCACGCCGCTGCTGATGCCCTGGCCCTGGAGCACATGGACCTTGCTGAGAAGATCGCCGGCAACTTCGCTCGCCGCACTGTTCACCCCAAGGAGGACTTGCTGCAGCTGGCGATGATTGGGCTGATCAAGGCGGCGCGCCGCTACGACCCCTCACGGGGGCCTTTTCGGCCCTACGGGCGCACGTATGCCAATGGGGAGATCACACACTTTCTGCGGGACAACGGCTTTCTGCTCAAGGTGCCGCCGACCTGGCGGGAGCTTCATGCGCGGGGGCAGCGATTGCTTACATCGGGAGTTGTCGTGGGCGAGATGCTGGAGCGGTTAGGGATCAGCCGGGAGCATTGGATTCAGATTGTCGATGCTTGCTCAGTTCGGGTGGTGGCCTTCCCTCTCGAGTAA